From the Cryptosporidium parvum Iowa II chromosome 2, whole genome shotgun sequence genome, one window contains:
- a CDS encoding signal peptide, repeats, gene anchored to telomere, with protein sequence MGNSLNVFFAIFLVVFLNFLGLQTFFNTRNVESNLFLILNSYPSFIKLGGINGREGSSSGFSSGGRHGSLQGGSLRDSARSRGGPRCSRAPHPRLQTIIECSETDSTDGGSNTASQPNGRFLNPGYGSRPGSTRGPTLGLFTRSRPVFPTRRPYSGILLTSSGSKSSALSSRFGQKPSSSHSTSTGTRALQSGVGSRFLSPGYGSRPGSTRGPTLGLFTRSRPVFPTRRPYSGSLFTSSSFRSSNASDGSGDSSYSSRFTGTGTRGSQGGVGSRFLSPGYGLQPGSARGPTLGLFTRSRPPLPTRKPYSGSLLTSSRLSSSNASGGLGQSSSSSRFTSTGPQGPYGTSGVGTPLGHSVSPEGKPQGLLARGYITSNCPRGIPGEHRVDVTSNGSLICCYCYNRCDHEGFKPPRRTTTTTTQSPPYSSRGYLTLDCPLGTPGEHRLDVDNSGVLFCATCGNRFSHQGCPPPKIPLCRK encoded by the coding sequence aTGGGTAATAGTttaaatgttttttttgctATTTTTCTAGttgtttttcttaattttttggGGTTAcaaactttttttaataccAGAAATGTTGAAAgcaatttatttttaattttaaattcttaTCCATCATTCATTAAGCTTGGAGGAATAAATGGTAGAGAAGGGAGTTCTAGTGGATTTTCGTCTGGAGGTAGACATGGTTCATTGCAAGGAGGATCATTAAGAGATAGTGCGCGTTCAAGGGGTGGACCTAGATGCTCAAGAGCCCCGCATCCTAGACTCCAAACCATTATTGAGTGTTCAGAAACAGATTCAACTGATGGAGGTAGCAATACTGCAAGTCAACCAAATGGCAGATTTTTAAATCCAGGATATGGTTCACGACCAGGTTCAACACGTGGTCCAACTTTAGGGCTATTTACTAGATCACGTCCAGTTTTTCCAACTCGTAGACCATATTCAGGAATTTTGCTTACCTCTAGTGGTTCGAAGTCCTCTGCTCTTTCAAGCAGATTTGGACAAAAGCCATCAAGTTCTCATTCTACAAGTACAGGAACTCGTGCTCTACAAAGCGGTGTAGGAAGCAGATTTTTGAGTCCAGGATATGGTTCAAGACCAGGTTCAACACGTGGTCCAACTTTAGGGCTATTTACTAGATCACGTCCAGTTTTTCCAACTCGTAGACCATATTCAGGAAGTTTGTTTACTTCTAGCAGTTTTAGATCTTCTAATGCTTCAGACGGATCAGGAGATTCGTCATATAGTTCTCGTTTTACAGGTACAGGAACTCGTGGTTCACAAGGCGGTGTAGGAAGCAGATTTTTGAGTCCAGGATACGGTTTACAACCAGGTTCAGCACGCGGTCCAACTTTGGGGCTATTTACTAGATCACGCCCACCTCTTCCAACTCGTAAACCATATTCAGGAAGTTTGCTTACTTCTAGCAGATTGAGTTCTTCTAATGCTTCAGGTGGATTAGGACAATCGTCATCTAGTTCTCGTTTTACAAGTACAGGACCTCAAGGACCATATGGAACTTCAGGAGTTGGTACACCGTTGGGCCACTCTGTTTCACCTGAAGGAAAACCACAAGGTTTACTAGCTAGAGGATATATAACATCAAATTGTCCACGTGGTATTCCAGGTGAGCATCGAGTAGATGTTACTAGTAACGGTTCTTTGATATGCTGTTATTGTTATAATAGATGTGATCATGAAGGTTTTAAGCCACCAAGACgaacaacaacaacaacaacacAATCACCACCATATTCTTCTAGGGGGTACCTGACATTAGATTGTCCACTTGGTACCCCAGGTGAACATCGCTTAGATGTTGATAATTCTGGCGTCTTATTTTGCGCTACTTGTGGTAACAGGTTTAGTCATCAAGGGTGCCCACCACCGAAAATACCGTTATGCCGAAAATAA